A single window of Enterobacteriaceae bacterium ESL0689 DNA harbors:
- the sanA gene encoding outer membrane permeability protein SanA, with translation MLKRVLYSLLALFGLLLLLVLGLDRWISWKTTPYIYDELQDLPYRQVGVVLGTAKYYRTGDINQYYYYRIQGALNAYNSGKINYLLLSGDNAQHNYNEPITMRRDFIKNGVDPADIVLDYAGFRTLDSIVRTRKVFDTNDFIIITQRFHCERALFIAQYMGIQAQCYAVPSPKNMWSVRLREFAARFGALADLYLFKREPRFLGPQIPIPASQEVPEGSQSYPAVTYEQLLDAQKIPKPDPADTSHYRTATKHH, from the coding sequence ATGTTAAAGCGTGTGTTATACAGCTTGTTAGCCTTATTCGGTTTACTGCTGTTACTTGTGCTGGGCCTTGATCGCTGGATAAGCTGGAAAACAACCCCTTATATTTATGATGAATTACAGGATCTGCCTTATCGTCAGGTCGGGGTGGTACTCGGTACAGCGAAATACTATCGCACAGGCGACATTAATCAGTATTATTACTACCGTATTCAGGGGGCATTAAATGCTTATAACAGTGGAAAGATCAATTATCTGTTACTGAGCGGTGATAATGCACAGCACAACTACAATGAACCGATAACCATGCGCCGTGATTTCATTAAAAACGGTGTTGATCCTGCGGATATCGTGCTGGATTATGCCGGTTTTCGTACCCTTGATTCGATTGTGCGCACCCGCAAAGTGTTTGATACCAATGATTTTATCATCATTACCCAGCGCTTTCATTGCGAGCGGGCACTGTTTATCGCGCAGTATATGGGGATTCAGGCGCAATGTTATGCCGTTCCTTCCCCGAAAAATATGTGGAGTGTGCGTCTGCGTGAGTTCGCCGCCCGTTTCGGTGCGCTGGCTGATCTGTATCTTTTTAAACGTGAACCGCGCTTTTTAGGCCCGCAGATCCCGATCCCCGCGTCCCAGGAGGTGCCTGAGGGAAGCCAGTCTTATCCGGCAGTGACCTATGAGCAATTGCTGGACGCTCAAAAGATACCGAAGCCCGATCCTGCTGATACCAGTCATTATCGCACCGCTACCAAGCACCACTGA
- the cdd gene encoding cytidine deaminase, whose product MHLRFQSALPLLMADLQSAITPMLADRHFPARLTAEQIAHLRQKTSLDEDALAFALLPLAAACARTAISHFNVGAIARGISGSWYFGGNMEFPGTTMQQTLHAEQSAICHAWLSGEQSLHALTVNYTPCGHCRQFMNELNSSQQLQIHLPDRAACSLQHYLPQAFGPRDLGIKTLLMDKQDHGFPLSGDPLMQAAIQAANGSHMPYSGSPSGVALALKDGTIFSGSYAENAAFNPTLPPLQSALNLLSLHGYDYADIQRAVLAEKAEASLSQWDTTRSMLKTLNCQNIERIFLG is encoded by the coding sequence ATGCACTTACGTTTTCAGTCTGCCCTGCCCCTGCTGATGGCCGATTTACAATCGGCTATCACGCCGATGCTGGCCGACCGCCATTTTCCGGCACGGCTCACCGCAGAACAGATTGCACACTTGCGCCAGAAAACATCACTTGATGAAGACGCACTGGCTTTCGCGCTGCTGCCACTGGCAGCGGCCTGTGCGCGTACCGCTATTTCTCATTTTAATGTCGGCGCTATCGCCCGTGGCATAAGTGGCAGCTGGTATTTCGGCGGTAATATGGAATTTCCTGGTACGACCATGCAGCAAACCCTGCATGCAGAACAGAGCGCTATCTGTCACGCCTGGCTCAGCGGTGAACAATCCCTGCACGCACTCACGGTTAACTACACCCCCTGCGGCCATTGCCGCCAGTTTATGAATGAGCTGAATAGCAGTCAGCAATTGCAGATCCACCTCCCTGATCGTGCCGCCTGTTCGCTACAACACTATCTCCCGCAAGCCTTCGGCCCGCGGGATTTGGGGATAAAAACATTGCTGATGGATAAACAGGATCATGGTTTCCCGTTAAGCGGCGATCCCCTGATGCAGGCCGCTATCCAGGCGGCTAACGGTAGCCATATGCCCTACAGTGGTTCGCCGTCTGGCGTGGCGCTGGCGCTGAAAGATGGCACGATTTTCAGCGGCAGCTATGCGGAAAACGCGGCCTTTAATCCCACGTTGCCTCCTTTGCAAAGTGCACTTAACCTGCTTAGCCTGCACGGTTATGACTATGCTGACATTCAGCGGGCGGTTCTGGCTGAAAAAGCAGAGGCTTCACTGAGCCAGTGGGATACCACCCGTTCCATGCTAAAAACACTGAATTGTCAAAATATTGAACGCATATTCCTCGGTTAA
- a CDS encoding CidB/LrgB family autolysis modulator — protein MMHEIVWSLPLTLIVFFLARKLAARIKFPLLNPLLVAMVTIIPFLLISGIPYARYFQGSKILNDLLQPAVVALAFPLYEQLHQIRSRWKSIMAICFVGSVIAMVTGTFIALWLGATPQIAASILPKSVTTPIAMAVSSSIGGIPAISAVCVIFVGIIGAVFGHTLLNLMHIETKASRGLAMGTASHALGTARCAEVDYQEGAFSSLALVLCGIITSLLAPFLFPLILALAS, from the coding sequence ATGATGCATGAAATAGTGTGGTCTTTGCCACTGACGTTAATCGTTTTTTTCCTCGCCCGCAAACTGGCGGCACGGATTAAGTTTCCGTTACTGAATCCGCTACTGGTGGCCATGGTGACGATTATTCCTTTTTTACTGATCAGCGGCATTCCCTACGCACGCTACTTTCAGGGGAGCAAAATTCTTAACGATTTATTACAACCCGCCGTTGTTGCGCTGGCTTTTCCGTTATACGAACAACTGCACCAGATTCGCTCACGCTGGAAGTCAATCATGGCTATCTGTTTTGTCGGCAGTGTCATCGCGATGGTCACAGGTACTTTTATTGCCCTATGGCTGGGCGCAACACCACAAATCGCCGCCTCGATTCTCCCTAAATCGGTCACCACGCCAATTGCGATGGCGGTCAGTAGCAGCATTGGCGGTATCCCGGCAATCAGTGCAGTGTGTGTCATTTTTGTTGGCATTATTGGTGCCGTATTCGGTCATACCTTACTGAATCTCATGCATATTGAGACTAAGGCCTCGCGCGGGTTAGCGATGGGGACCGCCTCACACGCACTGGGGACAGCCCGCTGCGCGGAAGTGGATTATCAGGAAGGCGCTTTCAGTTCACTGGCCCTGGTGCTCTGCGGAATTATTACTTCACTGCTCGCCCCCTTTTTGTTTCCGCTGATCCTGGCGCTAGCGAGCTGA
- a CDS encoding CidA/LrgA family protein, with translation MSHSLSLVWRYLRAFALIYACLYAGIFIASLLPITIPGSIIGMLILFVLLALQILPSAWLNPGCTLLIRYMALLFVPIGVGIMQYWDLLRVQFGPVVLSCLLSTFITFVMVGWSSHLVHRGSQQAEAKNEDKNDA, from the coding sequence ATGAGTCACTCGTTAAGTCTTGTCTGGCGGTATCTACGGGCCTTCGCACTGATCTACGCCTGTTTATATGCCGGTATTTTTATCGCTTCTCTGCTGCCGATTACCATTCCTGGTAGCATCATCGGTATGCTGATCCTGTTTGTGTTGCTGGCACTACAAATTTTGCCTTCTGCCTGGCTTAATCCCGGCTGTACGCTGTTGATTCGCTATATGGCGTTGCTGTTTGTGCCGATTGGCGTTGGCATTATGCAATACTGGGATTTACTGCGAGTACAATTCGGCCCGGTGGTGCTCTCCTGTCTTCTCAGTACCTTCATTACTTTCGTGATGGTGGGCTGGAGCTCGCACCTGGTACACAGAGGATCTCAGCAAGCAGAAGCAAAAAATGAGGATAAAAATGATGCATGA
- the dusC gene encoding tRNA dihydrouridine(16) synthase DusC, protein MRVLLAPMDGVLDSLLRELLTEVNDYDLCVTEFLRVVDRLLSVKSFYRLCPELHRHSQTPSGTRVRIQLLGQHPQWLAENAARAVALGSWGVDLNCGCPSKLVNGSGGGAMLLKDPELIYRGAKAMREAVPDDLPVTVKIRLGWDSGAQQFEIADAVQQAGASELVVHGRTKEDAYKAERINWAAIGEIRQRLSIPVIANGEVNDWQSAQHCLAVTGCDGVMVGRGALMIPNLSRVIKENLPPMPWPEVNALLKKYIYMEKQNDNGMYHVARIKQWLSYLRKHYHEAQTLFSAIRTLKTSPAIAAVLSGG, encoded by the coding sequence ATGCGTGTTTTGCTGGCACCGATGGACGGTGTACTCGATTCGCTGTTGCGCGAATTATTGACTGAAGTGAATGATTACGATCTCTGTGTGACTGAATTTTTGCGGGTGGTAGACCGGCTGTTATCGGTAAAATCGTTTTACCGCCTGTGTCCGGAATTACATCGCCACAGTCAGACCCCGTCTGGCACTCGTGTGCGAATACAACTGCTGGGTCAGCACCCGCAATGGCTGGCGGAAAATGCTGCACGGGCGGTGGCGCTGGGGTCATGGGGGGTGGATCTTAATTGTGGTTGTCCTTCTAAGCTGGTCAATGGCAGTGGGGGTGGTGCGATGTTGCTCAAAGATCCTGAACTCATCTATCGTGGGGCGAAAGCGATGCGTGAAGCGGTGCCCGATGATTTACCGGTAACGGTAAAGATACGTCTTGGCTGGGACAGCGGGGCACAACAGTTTGAAATTGCCGATGCGGTACAACAGGCGGGCGCAAGCGAACTGGTGGTGCATGGTCGTACTAAAGAAGATGCCTATAAAGCAGAGCGCATTAACTGGGCGGCGATTGGCGAAATTCGTCAGCGTCTGTCGATTCCGGTTATCGCCAACGGTGAAGTCAACGACTGGCAGAGTGCTCAGCATTGTCTGGCGGTCACCGGCTGTGACGGTGTGATGGTCGGGCGCGGAGCACTGATGATACCCAATTTAAGCCGGGTCATAAAAGAGAATCTCCCCCCAATGCCGTGGCCTGAGGTTAACGCGCTACTGAAAAAATATATTTACATGGAAAAACAAAATGATAATGGAATGTATCATGTTGCACGTATTAAACAATGGCTCAGTTATTTGCGTAAACACTATCACGAGGCTCAGACCCTGTTTAGCGCTATCCGGACACTGAAAACCTCGCCAGCTATCGCCGCCGTACTTTCCGGCGGCTGA
- the pbpG gene encoding D-alanyl-D-alanine endopeptidase, translating to MMFKFHTFLISLVLSLTISVTSPAIAQKTSHAATSQPEIAASSAIVMDLTNNQIIYQNQADRVRPIASLTKVMTAMVVLDAHLPLNEMLTVDIRHTPEMKGVYSRVRLNSQISRRNMLLLALMSSENRAAASLAHHYPGGYNAFIRAMNAKAKALGMNHTRYVEPTGLSINNVSTARDLTKLLIASAQYPLIGQLSTTKEAFATFSNPSYTLPFRNTNHLMYRDNWNIQLTKTGFTNAAGHCLIMRTVINQRPVAMVVMDAFGKYTHFADASRLRSWLENGKVISAPSDARRNKKQREAQYVEALLNGSVQTAQNR from the coding sequence ATAATGTTTAAATTTCACACTTTTTTGATCAGTCTGGTTTTATCCCTGACGATCTCTGTCACATCACCGGCCATCGCTCAGAAAACATCGCACGCTGCCACGTCACAGCCTGAGATTGCCGCCAGTAGTGCCATTGTTATGGATTTGACCAATAATCAGATTATTTACCAGAACCAGGCCGACCGCGTGCGCCCCATCGCTTCCCTGACCAAAGTGATGACCGCAATGGTGGTGCTGGATGCGCATCTGCCGTTAAATGAAATGTTGACGGTGGATATTCGTCATACTCCCGAGATGAAAGGGGTTTACTCGCGTGTGCGCCTGAATAGCCAGATTAGCCGTCGTAATATGTTGTTACTGGCACTGATGTCCTCGGAGAACCGCGCGGCTGCCAGTCTCGCCCACCATTATCCCGGTGGCTATAACGCCTTTATTCGTGCCATGAATGCTAAGGCGAAAGCGCTGGGTATGAACCATACACGTTATGTTGAGCCTACCGGGTTATCGATTAATAATGTGTCGACCGCACGCGATCTGACGAAGCTGCTGATCGCCAGTGCGCAGTATCCCTTAATTGGTCAGTTAAGTACCACTAAAGAAGCGTTCGCGACATTTAGCAATCCCAGCTACACACTGCCATTTCGTAATACCAATCATCTGATGTATCGCGATAACTGGAATATTCAGCTGACTAAAACCGGTTTTACCAATGCCGCAGGACACTGTCTTATCATGCGCACAGTGATTAATCAGCGCCCGGTAGCGATGGTGGTGATGGACGCTTTTGGCAAATACACCCATTTTGCTGATGCCAGCCGTTTGCGTAGCTGGCTGGAAAACGGAAAAGTGATCTCTGCCCCGTCCGATGCCCGCCGTAATAAGAAACAGCGGGAAGCACAATATGTGGAGGCGCTATTAAACGGCAGTGTACAAACTGCGCAAAACCGTTAG
- a CDS encoding DedA family protein: protein MDFNHLISHYGYIALVVGSLAEGETVTLLGGIAAHQGLLKFPLVVMAVAIGGMIGDQLLYFLGHFFGDRILQHFSRYQARINQAQRMIHQHPYLFVIGVRFMYGFRVVGPLLIGASHLPPRIFLPLNIIGALVWAGLFTTLGYLGGKAIEPWLHHLDGYLKYLFWLLLVIALVIVIRWWLRRHTHKQTDDQK, encoded by the coding sequence ATGGATTTTAATCATTTGATTTCTCATTATGGCTACATTGCGCTGGTGGTGGGTAGCCTTGCGGAAGGCGAAACCGTCACCCTGCTTGGCGGCATCGCGGCGCATCAGGGATTATTAAAGTTTCCGCTGGTGGTAATGGCGGTGGCGATAGGAGGGATGATTGGCGATCAGTTATTGTATTTCTTAGGCCATTTTTTTGGCGACCGGATCTTGCAGCATTTCTCCCGCTATCAGGCACGGATAAACCAGGCGCAACGGATGATTCATCAACACCCCTATCTGTTTGTTATCGGTGTCCGTTTTATGTATGGCTTCCGGGTGGTTGGGCCTTTATTAATCGGTGCCAGCCATCTGCCCCCGCGCATATTCCTGCCGCTAAATATTATCGGCGCCCTGGTCTGGGCAGGCTTATTTACCACGCTCGGTTATCTCGGTGGCAAAGCGATTGAGCCGTGGCTACATCACCTTGATGGTTATCTGAAGTATCTGTTCTGGCTGCTGCTGGTGATCGCACTGGTTATTGTTATCCGCTGGTGGTTAAGGCGACATACCCACAAGCAAACCGACGATCAAAAATGA
- the bglX gene encoding beta-glucosidase BglX — translation MRWLCMFGVIVNLALQPVLADELSGKHLPLTPQARDVFVSELLNKMTVDEKIGQLRLISVGPDTPKTAIREMIRQGQVGAIFNTVTRPDIRVMQDQVMQLSRLKIPLFFAYDVIHGQRTIFPVNLGLASSFSPEAISTVGRISAYEAADDGLNMTWAPMTDVSRDPRWGRVSEGFGEDTYLTTVLGRAMVTAMQGKSPADRYSVMTSVKHFAAYGAVEGGKEYNSVDMSPQRLFNDYMPPYKAALEAGSGAVMVALSSLNGTPATADRWLLKEILRNKWGFSGITVSDHGAIKELINHGVATDPQDAVRIALKSGINMSMSDEYYSQYLPGLVRSGKVPMAVLNEATRHVLNVKYDMGLFNDPYSHLGPKESDPEDTNAESRLHRKEAREVARQSLVLLKNRLATLPLKKTATIAVIGPLADSQRDMMGSWSAAGVAAQSVTVLTGIKNVLGDKGKILYARGANVTHDSGIIAFLNQYEPAVQVDPRSPQAMIDEAIACAKRADVIVAVVGEAQGMAHEASSRTDITLPQSQRDLITALKTTGKPLVLVLMNGRPLVLETEDQQADAILETWFAGTEGGNAIADVLFGDIDPSAKLPMSFPRSVGQLPVYYSHLNTGRPYNPQRPNKYTSRYFDQDNSPLYPFGYGLSYTTFSVSDVKLSSPIMPRNGTISASVQVRNTGQREGETVIQLYIQDVTASISRPVKMLRGFQRVALKPGETKTVRFPVTVDMLKFWDQNMQYVAEPGKFNLFIGEDSAHVRRSGFELL, via the coding sequence ATGAGATGGCTCTGTATGTTCGGTGTCATTGTCAATCTGGCACTGCAACCAGTGCTGGCAGATGAACTTTCCGGCAAACACCTCCCGTTAACGCCACAGGCACGGGATGTTTTTGTCAGTGAATTACTGAATAAAATGACCGTCGATGAAAAAATTGGTCAGCTCAGACTGATCAGCGTCGGGCCGGATACCCCCAAAACAGCGATCCGCGAAATGATCCGTCAGGGCCAGGTCGGGGCGATTTTTAACACCGTGACACGTCCGGATATCCGAGTGATGCAGGATCAGGTTATGCAACTTAGTCGGCTGAAAATCCCGCTGTTTTTTGCTTACGATGTTATTCATGGGCAACGCACGATATTCCCGGTTAACCTCGGATTAGCCTCTTCGTTTAGTCCGGAGGCTATCAGCACGGTAGGGCGCATTTCTGCTTATGAAGCGGCGGATGATGGCCTGAATATGACCTGGGCACCGATGACCGATGTCTCCCGTGATCCGCGCTGGGGGCGGGTGTCTGAGGGTTTTGGTGAAGACACCTATTTAACCACAGTGCTGGGACGGGCGATGGTCACCGCCATGCAGGGCAAAAGCCCGGCAGATCGCTACTCTGTGATGACCAGCGTCAAGCATTTTGCTGCCTATGGCGCAGTGGAAGGGGGCAAAGAGTACAATTCGGTCGATATGAGCCCTCAGCGTTTATTTAACGATTACATGCCACCCTATAAGGCGGCGCTGGAGGCAGGCAGTGGGGCGGTCATGGTGGCGCTCAGTTCACTGAACGGTACGCCAGCCACCGCAGACCGCTGGTTGCTCAAAGAGATCCTGCGCAATAAATGGGGTTTTAGTGGGATTACGGTATCCGATCATGGTGCGATCAAAGAGTTGATCAATCATGGTGTTGCCACTGATCCGCAGGATGCGGTACGCATCGCGCTCAAATCGGGCATTAACATGAGTATGAGCGATGAGTATTACAGTCAATATCTGCCTGGCCTGGTGCGATCAGGAAAAGTCCCGATGGCTGTGCTGAATGAAGCAACACGCCATGTGCTGAATGTTAAATATGATATGGGGCTGTTTAACGATCCTTATAGCCACCTGGGGCCAAAGGAGAGCGATCCTGAGGATACCAATGCCGAGAGCCGCCTGCATCGTAAAGAAGCACGCGAAGTGGCACGGCAAAGCCTGGTACTGCTGAAGAACCGTCTGGCGACGCTGCCGCTGAAAAAAACGGCGACGATTGCGGTTATCGGGCCGCTGGCCGACAGTCAACGCGATATGATGGGAAGCTGGTCAGCGGCTGGGGTCGCTGCGCAGTCAGTGACCGTGCTGACGGGGATCAAAAATGTGCTCGGTGATAAAGGTAAAATTCTTTACGCCCGTGGTGCCAATGTGACTCACGATAGTGGCATTATCGCTTTTCTCAATCAATATGAACCTGCGGTACAGGTCGATCCACGTTCACCACAGGCGATGATCGACGAAGCGATCGCCTGTGCAAAGCGCGCTGATGTGATCGTAGCGGTAGTAGGCGAGGCGCAGGGGATGGCACATGAAGCCTCGAGTCGTACCGATATCACGCTGCCACAAAGCCAGCGCGATTTAATCACCGCACTGAAAACCACCGGTAAACCGCTGGTGCTGGTACTGATGAATGGTCGTCCGCTGGTGCTGGAAACGGAAGATCAACAGGCGGATGCGATCCTCGAAACCTGGTTTGCCGGAACCGAAGGGGGTAATGCGATTGCCGATGTCCTGTTTGGTGATATTGACCCATCAGCAAAATTACCGATGTCGTTTCCACGCTCAGTCGGACAACTGCCGGTCTACTACAGTCACCTCAATACTGGTCGTCCTTATAACCCGCAAAGACCGAATAAATATACGTCGCGTTATTTCGATCAGGACAATAGCCCTCTGTATCCCTTCGGTTATGGCCTGAGCTATACCACTTTTAGTGTGTCTGATGTAAAGCTGTCTTCGCCGATCATGCCGCGCAACGGCACGATTAGCGCCAGTGTGCAAGTGCGTAATACCGGACAACGGGAAGGCGAGACGGTGATCCAGCTCTATATACAGGATGTGACAGCCTCAATCAGCCGTCCGGTAAAAATGTTACGTGGCTTCCAGCGGGTGGCGCTCAAACCCGGTGAGACAAAAACCGTCCGTTTCCCGGTGACCGTCGATATGCTTAAATTCTGGGATCAGAATATGCAGTATGTCGCTGAACCCGGTAAATTTAATCTCTTTATCGGCGAAGATTCTGCACATGTGCGACGCAGTGGATTTGAATTGCTGTAA
- a CDS encoding sensor histidine kinase has protein sequence MYEFKLVLLLLQQMCVFLVIAWLMSKTRLFIPLMQVTVRLPHKLLCYITFSIFCILGTYFGLHIDDSIANTRAIGAVMGGLLGGPLVGSLVGLTGGLHRYSLGGMTALSCMFSTIIEGLLGGMVHSVLVRRGRPDKVFSPLTAGAVTFFAELVQMVIILLIARPFSSALHLVQNIAAPMVVTNAVGAALFMRILLDKRAMFEKYTSAFSATALKVAALTEGILRQGFNEENSMKVAQVLIQELGTGAVAITDRHKLLAFTGIGDDHHLPGKPIASSYTQKAIESGEVVYADGNEVPYCCSINPHCKLGSTLVIPLRGENQRVIGTIKLYEARNRLFSSINRTLGEGIAQLLSAQILAGQYERQKALLTQSEIKLLHAQVNPHFLFNALNTLKAVIRRDSDQAGQLVQYLSTFFRKNLKRPSEIVTLADEIEHVNAYLQIEKARFQTNLQIQILVPDALAHYQLPAFTLQPIVENAIKHGTSQHFGIGEIVIRASQCQHWLRLEIEDNAGLYQENCPTSGLGMSLVERRLRAHFCADCDMTVSCVPERFTRVTLRLPVEEACDKSIDRR, from the coding sequence ATGTATGAATTTAAATTAGTGTTACTGCTGCTTCAGCAGATGTGTGTCTTTTTAGTCATCGCCTGGTTAATGAGCAAAACACGGCTGTTCATCCCGCTAATGCAGGTGACGGTTCGTCTGCCGCATAAATTACTGTGCTATATCACTTTCTCCATTTTTTGCATTCTGGGAACCTACTTTGGTCTGCATATCGATGACTCTATCGCCAATACGCGCGCTATTGGTGCGGTCATGGGAGGCTTGCTGGGCGGGCCACTGGTCGGTAGCTTGGTTGGGCTGACCGGCGGATTGCATCGTTACTCACTCGGTGGCATGACGGCGCTAAGCTGCATGTTCTCGACCATCATTGAAGGTTTACTGGGCGGAATGGTGCATAGTGTACTGGTGCGGCGTGGCCGACCCGATAAAGTATTCAGTCCGTTAACCGCCGGTGCGGTGACTTTTTTCGCCGAGCTGGTACAGATGGTGATCATTCTGCTGATTGCGCGCCCCTTTAGCAGTGCCCTGCATCTGGTACAGAACATTGCCGCACCGATGGTGGTGACCAATGCCGTTGGTGCCGCGTTATTTATGCGTATCCTGCTGGATAAGCGGGCGATGTTTGAAAAGTATACCTCTGCTTTTTCGGCGACAGCGCTGAAAGTGGCTGCCTTAACTGAGGGGATCTTACGCCAGGGATTTAACGAAGAGAACAGCATGAAAGTGGCGCAGGTGCTGATTCAGGAGCTGGGTACTGGCGCCGTCGCCATCACCGACCGTCATAAATTACTGGCTTTCACCGGCATTGGTGATGATCATCATCTGCCAGGCAAACCTATCGCCTCGTCTTATACTCAAAAAGCGATTGAGAGTGGCGAAGTGGTGTATGCCGATGGCAATGAAGTGCCTTACTGCTGCTCCATCAACCCACACTGTAAACTGGGTTCGACCCTGGTGATCCCGCTGCGTGGTGAGAATCAACGGGTAATTGGAACGATTAAATTATACGAAGCAAGGAATCGCCTGTTTAGCTCCATTAACCGCACACTGGGGGAGGGGATCGCCCAGCTGTTATCGGCGCAGATTCTGGCCGGACAATATGAACGGCAAAAAGCGTTACTGACCCAGTCAGAGATAAAACTGCTGCATGCACAGGTCAATCCCCATTTTTTATTCAATGCGTTAAATACTCTGAAAGCGGTGATTCGTCGTGATAGCGATCAGGCGGGACAGCTGGTGCAGTATTTGTCGACCTTTTTCCGTAAGAATCTGAAACGCCCCTCTGAGATTGTCACCCTGGCGGATGAGATCGAACATGTGAATGCCTATTTACAAATTGAAAAAGCGCGTTTTCAGACTAATTTGCAAATTCAGATCCTGGTGCCTGATGCGCTGGCACATTACCAGCTACCGGCGTTTACGCTGCAACCGATTGTGGAAAATGCCATAAAACACGGTACTTCACAGCATTTCGGGATCGGCGAGATCGTGATCCGTGCCAGTCAGTGTCAACACTGGTTGCGGCTGGAGATTGAAGATAATGCCGGGCTATATCAGGAAAATTGCCCCACCAGCGGCCTCGGAATGAGTCTGGTCGAGCGACGCTTACGGGCGCATTTCTGTGCAGATTGTGACATGACGGTATCCTGTGTGCCAGAACGTTTTACCCGTGTGACACTGCGGCTACCTGTGGAGGAAGCGTGTGATAAAAGTATTGATCGTCGATGA
- the btsR gene encoding two-component system response regulator BtsR produces the protein MIKVLIVDDEPLARENLRILLESVADITIVGECANAIEAISAVHKLRPDVIFLDIQMPRINGLEMVGLLDPEQRPYIVFLTAFDEYAVKAFEEHAFDYLLKPIEASRLEKTLMRLRQERSLQDLTPPDDSLQMLKYIPCTGHSRIWLLQMADVAFISSRMSGVYVTDREGQEGFTELTLRTLESRTPLLRCHRQYLVNIAHLKEIRFEESGQADLVMRNGHILPVSRRYLRTLKGAIGL, from the coding sequence GTGATAAAAGTATTGATCGTCGATGATGAACCGCTGGCGCGCGAAAATCTGCGTATTTTGCTGGAGTCAGTGGCCGATATTACGATAGTCGGTGAATGTGCAAACGCGATAGAGGCGATTAGCGCGGTGCATAAGTTGCGTCCCGATGTGATTTTTCTCGATATTCAGATGCCACGGATAAATGGTCTCGAGATGGTCGGATTGCTCGATCCCGAACAGCGACCTTACATCGTATTTTTGACCGCATTTGATGAATATGCAGTGAAAGCCTTTGAAGAGCATGCTTTTGATTATCTGTTAAAACCGATAGAAGCCAGCCGCCTCGAAAAGACGCTGATGCGTCTGCGTCAGGAGCGCAGCTTACAGGATCTGACACCGCCTGATGATAGCCTGCAGATGTTAAAATATATCCCCTGCACCGGTCACAGCCGGATCTGGCTATTGCAAATGGCCGATGTCGCCTTTATCAGCAGCCGGATGAGCGGGGTTTATGTCACGGATCGTGAAGGGCAGGAGGGCTTTACTGAACTGACTTTACGCACCCTGGAGAGCCGTACACCTTTATTGCGCTGTCATCGCCAGTATCTGGTCAATATCGCGCATCTGAAAGAGATCCGTTTTGAAGAGAGTGGTCAGGCCGATCTGGTGATGCGCAACGGGCATATCCTGCCGGTGAGCCGCCGTTATTTAAGAACCCTGAAAGGGGCGATTGGGCTGTAA
- a CDS encoding DUF1456 family protein, with protein sequence MITNDILRSLRYTLKVNNHGLARIFALGDAVVSAEQLTAWLKKEDEAGFQRCPDIMLAIFLNGLIYDRRGKNESSPALAVERRINNNIVLKKLRIAFALKTDDILTILTQQKFRVSMPEITAMLRAPEHKNYRQCGDQLLRYFLRGLSERSHTAC encoded by the coding sequence ATGATCACCAACGATATTCTGCGTAGTCTGCGCTATACCCTGAAAGTCAATAATCACGGGCTGGCGCGTATTTTTGCCCTCGGCGATGCGGTTGTCAGTGCTGAACAACTGACCGCATGGCTGAAAAAAGAAGATGAGGCGGGGTTTCAGCGCTGCCCGGATATTATGCTGGCTATTTTCCTCAATGGCCTGATTTATGACCGACGCGGTAAAAATGAATCGTCACCCGCGCTGGCTGTTGAACGGCGGATAAATAACAATATTGTGCTGAAAAAGTTACGCATTGCATTTGCGCTGAAAACCGATGATATTCTCACCATTTTGACACAACAAAAATTCCGGGTATCCATGCCGGAAATCACCGCCATGCTGCGTGCGCCAGAGCACAAAAATTATCGCCAGTGTGGCGATCAGCTCCTGCGCTATTTTCTTCGTGGGCTGAGTGAGCGTAGCCACACGGCTTGCTGA